The Pseudomonas sp. FP2309 genomic sequence TGAAAGACGGCGTGATTGCCGACTTCAGCGTCTGCGAGAAGATGCTGCAGTACTTTATCAACAAGGTTCACGAAAACAGTTTCCTGCAGCCCAGCCCTCGTGTGCTGATCTGCGTTCCCTGCAAGTCCACCCAGGTGGAGCGTCGCGCTATCCGTGAATCGGCCCTTGGTGCCGGTGCCCGTGAAGTGTTCCTGATCGAAGAGCCAATGGCTGCTGCGATCGGTGCCGGCCTGCCGGTTGAAGAAGCGCGCGGTTCGATGGTGGTGGATATCGGTGGTGGTACCACTGAAATCGCCCTGATTTCCCTGAACGGTGTGGTGTATGCCGAATCCGTGCGCGTGGGCGGCGACCGCTTCGACGAAGCGATCATCACTTATGTGCGTCGTAACTACGGCAGCCTGATCGGTGAATCCACCGCCGAGCGCATCAAGCAGGAAATTGGTACTGCTTACCCGGGCGGCGAAGTTCGCGAAGTCGATGTTCGCGGTCGCAACCTGGCCGAAGGCGTTCCACGTGCGTTCACCCTGAACTCCAATGAAGTGCTGGAAGCTCTGCAAGAGTCCCTGGCCACCATCGTTCAGGCTGTGAAGAGCGCCCTGGAGCAGTCGCCGCCGGAACTGGCTTCCGATATCGCCGAGCGTGGATTGGTGCTGACCGGTGGTGGCGCCTTGCTGCGCGACCTCGACAAGCTGCTGGCCCAGGAAACCGGCCTGCCGGTGATCGTGGCCGAAGACCCGCTGACCTGCGTTGCCCGTGGCGGTGGTCGTGCACTGGAAATGATGGATAAACACACCATGGACCTGCTCTCCAGCGAATAAGATCGTTGGCGGCGCCATGTTTCGCCAACAGGCAGCACTTTGCAGTGCTGCCTGTTGGCGTTTATCTTCTTCAATCTGCATCCAGGCCGGTTAGATGCCGTATGAATAAAGAGAACATTTGCCTGGGAGGAGCGGCTTATTAAACCGCTTTTCGCCAAAGGCCCCTCATTGGGCGTGCGCTTATTGGTGCTGGTCGTGCTTTCGGTCGCGCTGATGGTGGTCGATGCCCGCTTTGCACTGCTCAAGCCCGTGCGTAGCCAGATGTCGCTGGTATTGATGCAGACTTACTGGATCACCGACCTGCCGCAACGTCTGTTCCAGGGCGTGGCCAGCCAGTTCGGCAGCCGCACTGAGCTTGTCGCCGAAAACGAAAAACTCAAGACCGAAAACCTGCTGCTGCAGGGGCGCATGCAAAAGCTGGCGGCCCTCACCGAGCAGAACGTTCGGCTGCGCGAATTGCTCAATTCTTCTGCGCTGGTCAATGAAAAGGTCGAAGTGGCCGAATTGATCGGCATGGATCCCAACCCGTTCACCCATCGCATCATCATCAACAAAGGTGAGCGTGACGGTGTGGTCCTTGGCCAGCCCGTTCTGGACGCCAGAGGCCTGATGGGGCAGGTGGTCGAGTTGATGCCCTACACCTCGCGGGTACTGCTGCTGACGGACACGACCCACAGCATTCCAGTACAGGTCAACCGTAACGGCCTGCGCGCGATTGCCAGCGGTACCGGCAACCCCGAGCGCCTGGAACTGCGTCACGTCGCCGACACTGCAGACATCAAGGAGGGCGATCTGCTGGTCAGCTCCGGCCTGGGGCAGCGCTTCCCGGCAGGTTACCCGGTGGCGACGGTCAAGGAAGTGATCCACGATTCCGGCCAGCCCTTCGCCATTGTGCGCGCCGTGCCTACTGCCGCCCTGAACCGCAGCCGCTACCTGCTGCTGGTGTTCAGCGACAGCCGCACCCCGGAAGAACGCGCCAACGACGCCGCTAAGGCTCAGGAAGCAGAAGACAGAAAGAACGGCACAGCGCCTATCATTCCGGCGATCGTGCCCAAGCCAATGCCAACGACCCCGGCGGTCCCGGCGACCACGCCTGCACCGGCGGCGGCTGTCGCCACGCCGGTCAAGCCGGCTGCCCACAACACTCATCCGGTAAAACCAGCGGCTACTAAGCCGCCGACCACCACGCCTGCTGCCACGGCGCCTGTCGTCAAACCTGCGGCGGCAGCGCCGGCGGCAACACGGCAGAGGGAGGAATAATGGCCGGTACTCATCCGCGCAACGGTTGGATCATCTGGC encodes the following:
- the mreB gene encoding rod shape-determining protein MreB — protein: MFKKLRGMFSSDLSIDLGTANTLIYVRERGIVLNEPSVVAIRTHGNQKSVVAVGTEAKRMLGRTPGNIAAIRPMKDGVIADFSVCEKMLQYFINKVHENSFLQPSPRVLICVPCKSTQVERRAIRESALGAGAREVFLIEEPMAAAIGAGLPVEEARGSMVVDIGGGTTEIALISLNGVVYAESVRVGGDRFDEAIITYVRRNYGSLIGESTAERIKQEIGTAYPGGEVREVDVRGRNLAEGVPRAFTLNSNEVLEALQESLATIVQAVKSALEQSPPELASDIAERGLVLTGGGALLRDLDKLLAQETGLPVIVAEDPLTCVARGGGRALEMMDKHTMDLLSSE
- the mreC gene encoding rod shape-determining protein MreC, giving the protein MGVRLLVLVVLSVALMVVDARFALLKPVRSQMSLVLMQTYWITDLPQRLFQGVASQFGSRTELVAENEKLKTENLLLQGRMQKLAALTEQNVRLRELLNSSALVNEKVEVAELIGMDPNPFTHRIIINKGERDGVVLGQPVLDARGLMGQVVELMPYTSRVLLLTDTTHSIPVQVNRNGLRAIASGTGNPERLELRHVADTADIKEGDLLVSSGLGQRFPAGYPVATVKEVIHDSGQPFAIVRAVPTAALNRSRYLLLVFSDSRTPEERANDAAKAQEAEDRKNGTAPIIPAIVPKPMPTTPAVPATTPAPAAAVATPVKPAAHNTHPVKPAATKPPTTTPAATAPVVKPAAAAPAATRQREE